One stretch of Budorcas taxicolor isolate Tak-1 unplaced genomic scaffold, Takin1.1 scaffold172, whole genome shotgun sequence DNA includes these proteins:
- the LOC128071131 gene encoding interferon-induced protein with tetratricopeptide repeats 5-like, giving the protein MRPGDWSLPCGSGRRRPRAGAGASAVQAPAGRSPRVTRVRFCHFAVLILGSDFSPLLCTVDTLFRLHPIPRFVGLAFSVSETGLCDIPKDCLKTILLELECHFTWNLLKEDIDLFDVEDTIGQQLEFLTTKSRLTLYNLLAYVKHLKGQNEDALKCLKQAEEIIQREHSDKEEVRSLVTWGNYAWVYYYMDQLKEAQKYIDKIGNVCKKLSSPSNYKLERPEIDCEKGWALLKFGGKYYQKAKAAFEKALEAEPDNPEFNIGYAITVYRLDDSDREGSIKSFSLGPLRKAVTLNPDNSYIKVFLALKLQDVHAEAEGEKYIEEILDQISAQPYVLRYAAKFYRRKNSWDKALELLKKALEVTPTSSFLHHQMGLCYRAQMIQIKKATRNRPKGKDKLKVEELITSAVSHFKAAVERDSMFAFAYTDLANMYAEGGQYSNAEDIFQKALRLENITDDHKHQIHYHYGRFQEFHRKSENTAIHHYLEALKVKDRSSLRPKLTSALKKLATKRLGYNASDVQSLSALGFVYKLEGEKRQAAEYYERAQKIDPENAEFLTALCELRLSI; this is encoded by the exons ATGCGCCCCGGGGACTGGTCACTTCCCTGCGGCTCCGGTCGCCGCCGCCCCCGGGCCGGTGCGGGAGCTTCTGCGGTGCAGGCCCCCGCAGGCCGCAGCCCCCGCGTCACACGCGTCCGCTTCTGCCATTTTGCCGTTTTGATTCTTGGGTCTGACTTCTCCCCCCTCCTTTGTACCGTGGACACATTGTTCCGGCTCCACCCCATCCCCCGTTTTGTGGGGCTTGCTTTCTCCGTTTCCGAGACTGGCTTGTG TGACATTCCTAAGGACTGCTTGAAGACCATTCTTTTGGAGTTGGAATGTCACTTCACATGGAATTTACTGAAGGAAGACATTGATCTGTTTGATGTAGAAGATACTATTGGGCAACAGCTTGAATTTCTTACCACAAAATCCAGACTCACTCTTTATAACCTATTGGCGTACGTGAAACACCTAAAGGGCCAAAATGAAGATGCGCTGAAGTGCTTGAAACAAGCAGAAGAAATTATACAGCGAGAGCACTCAGACAAAGAAGAAGTACGAAGTCTGGTCACTTGGGGAAACTATGCCTGGGTTTATTATTACATGGATCAGCTTAAAGAAGCTCAGAAGTATATAGACAAGATAGGGAACGTCTGCAAGAAATTGTCTAGTCCTTCTAACTACAAGTTGGAGCGTCCAGAGATTGACTGTGAGAAAGGATGGGCACTCTTGAAATTTGGAGGAAAATATTACCAAAAGGCTAAAGCCGCTTTTGAGAAGGCTCTGGAAGCAGAACCAGACAATCCAGAATTTAACATCGGCTATGCCATCACAGTGTATCGGCTGGATGATTCTGACAGAGAAGGGTCTATAAAAAGCTTTTCCCTGGGCCCCCTGAGGAAAGCTGTCACCCTGAACCCAGATAATTCCTACATTAAGGTTTTTCTTGCACTGAAGCTTCAAGATGTGCATGCAGAAGCTGAGGGGGAAAAGTATATTGAAGAAATCCTGGACCAGATATCAGCCCAACCTTATGTCCTTCGTTATGCAGCCAAATTCTATAGGAGAAAAAATTCCTGGGACAAAGCTCTAGAACTTTTGAAAAAGGCCTTGGAGGTGACACCAACCTCTTCTTTCTTGCATCACCAAATGGGACTTTGCTATAGGGCACAAATGATCCAAATCAAGAAGGCCACTCGCAACAGACCTAAAGGAAAGGATAAACTGAAAGTTGAGGAGCTGATTACCTCGGCTGTTTCTCATTTCAAAGCAGCTGTGGAGCGAGACTCTATGTTTGCATTTGCCTACACGGACCTGGCCAACATGTATGCCGAGGGCGGCCAGTATAGCAATGCTGAAGACATTTTCCAGAAAGCTCTTCGTCTGGAGAACATAACTGATGATCACAAACATCAGATCCACTACCACTATGGCCGCTTTCAGGAATTTCACCGTAAATCAGAAAATACTGCCATCCACCATTATTTAGAAGCCTTAAAGGTCAAAGACAGGTCATCTCTGCGTCCTAAACTGACAAGTGCTCTGAAGAAACTGGCTACTAAGAGACTTGGCTATAATGCTTCGGATGTGCAGAGTTTAAGTGCCCTAGGGTTTGTTTACAAGCTAGAGGGAGAAAAGAGGCAAGCAGCTGAGTACTATGAAAGGGCCCAAAAGATAGATCCAGAAAATGCAGAATTTCTTACTGCTCTCTGTGAGCTTCGACTTTCCATTTAA